In Miscanthus floridulus cultivar M001 chromosome 8, ASM1932011v1, whole genome shotgun sequence, the sequence TGCTCCTACTGCTTCCGCAAGTTGATCCTGCAATGGAGATGATGACCGCATTCCGGACTGCAAATCTGGAGTTGACAACATACCACAAGTACCTGCTTCTTCTGCATGAGGATCACATGAAGGTTCCACACTCTGCTGGACAGCTGTGCATTGTGTCATAGGCATGCCAGACAGATCAGTTCTTTCAAGTGGAACATCCTCCTGTATTGTAACTGACGGTTGCAAATCCTGAGATGCTGAGGTGCACAAGAGACCAGCCCTTTCTGCTTCCTCAGACAGAATCAAGGTCGGTGGCTGCAAATCACCAACTGGATGCTGTGAAGTTGCTAAACTATGTTGGACATGGGGACTTGTGATTTCCTGTGCAGGCATACTTGCTTGACCATTCTCAGTTTCAGCTTCCCCAGAAAATGGCAGGGTGGACAGATTGCTGGTGGTACAAGTTAGATATTCTGTTTGGCCTCCCTCTGACAAATCAGTTCCTCTATCTGGCCGACAGCCTGTTTGGCTCCTGTCATCTGGGAACATTCTTTGAAGTGGAACATCCAACAATGACGTGGATGGCCGCATGTCAGGATGCAAATCCTGTTCTGCCTGAGTACCCATCATACCTGGTGATTCTGACACAGCAGGTGTATGCCCTGAAGATGCATCGTTACTTTGGAGGGAAGACGTACTTGATATCTTAGCAGGAGTTCCAACCTCCAAAGGAAGTGACAACATAGCTGAGCTTTGTGGGGCAGCCAAAATTGGTGACTCTGAGTGCGCTTTTTGTGCGTGAACAGTGCCATCATTATCTACATCATGATTTTTACTGCCTCCCTGTGATAAAACTGTTGTAGTTTCTGGCTGATGCCTTGTTTCAGAGCTGTCAGCAtccagggttgagcttgatggtTGAATATCAGGCTGCTGGGCAGCCTCTGTGTCCAGATTACTTGATGGATCTGCTTCTTCTGGTGGATGTCCTGAAATTGGTAACTTCCGTTGAGTGGGTAGACTTGTACTATGTTGTGCAGGCATACTTGACTGATCACGAGTTTCAGCTACCGAAGCTTCTGGCACGACAGCTGGGTTGTTTGGAGCAATATAAGATCGACTTTCTGAATTCAATGGATCTGCAGCGACAGTGTCAATATTTTTTTCTTTAACTCCCGTACTGGAATCATCTAAATGGTCAGAAGCTGTCCCTTCCTGCAACATTCCAGTTGTTGTATCTGGTTTCATCTTACTGGAATCACCTAAATGGTCAGAAGTTGTCCCTTCCTGCAACATTCCAGTTGCTGTATCTGGTTCGTGGTTCATTTTACTAGAATCATCAGGACACGCCTTCTGATGTTGAGCACCCAATGTTGGGCATGTTGTTTGCATCTCAGTTTGCAGATCCTGAGCTGCCATTGCAGGTAATGCATCAGATGGTTCTTCTGCAGTTGGATGCTGCAAGGTCGTGACATTTTGTGGAGAAGCCAAAATAGGCAATTCCATGTGGTCCGGATCTGCTGCAACAGTACTATCATATTCTGCATTGATTCCCACAAGAGAAGTTGCACTTCCTGGAAGCATACTTGGATTAGCAATAATGTCTCCCTTGGCATGTTCAATACTTCTGCCATCACCAGTTGAAGATTCCTAAAAATAAGGAGGCTATTAGTGATCGGTAGTCAGGCATCACTAAAACACTTTACAGGGACAATCAACACAAACAATAAACAAAGCGCAATGGTTAAAGAAAATACACACAAAAAAAAGCTCTAAGCACTGGTGAAGTATCAACAAAGTACACTTGTACAGCAAAAAGGCTTAAACACTTTGATTATCTTGGTGGTCTGGGAGCTGTAGAAGCATGGCAAGACCTGTGTGTTCAATAGATCTTCTATGAGTTCAGACACGGTTCTCTGAGTTCAGACATGGTTGTGAGGGCAGTAATGGAGCTGTGGAGAAGGGTACCTTATGGTGTGCAGCCAAGGCTAAAGACCTCACTGATTTCTCAGTTCAGTACTTCAGTTGTTAGATCGTTTCTTGTTTTGTTTGGTGGCACAGCTGTGATATGCGAATTGGtgtttgtgagtggtttgtaagTGGTGTTGCATTTGGGTATATCCTTCTTCATGAAATGACACACAGATCTCATCAGCATTCAAGGGGAAAAAAGTAGTTGCAAGAAATGGCTTTGATGTGATTTTCCATAGACAAAGATAATCGCTCAAAGAATCTTGTGTCGAAAGATAATATAACAGATTTGATAGGCTTCAAACACAAAACAACCTCCAACCAAAGCACAGCAAACAAAAGCCATGGCGTATGACagataacaaaagaaagaaagaaaaactcAGCTGACTAATGCAATACCTGATTGATTGAATCATGACATGTAGGAATAGAACTAGCAGAACAGGCTCTTTGGTAGTCAATTCCATCAGAACTACAGTGATTATTGTTATCTGGAAGATCTACAGATTCTGATGCTGCTCTCCCACCAGACCTCATATGAGCTTCTGTAGGCTCATTTCTCACTGCAAGTGTAGGACAAGCCTCTGGTGAAAATGAACTGCGTACAATAGTAATTTCCATCAATCTGTCATCCAAAAGCTGGTCACCATCCAAGGCCAAATTTTTGTCAACATGATTATCACCATTTTGCTTCTTAAAATGGATGAATTCCTCAACGACAGAATTGGAATCTGGTAGAGTAACGCAGGGATCAGGGAATTGATCTAATTCACCTGATATTACTTCGTGTTTGAGTTTTTCCTTCATCAGTTGCTCTTCAGCCAGTGTTGTAGAATGCAGCGCATCAAGTTTGAAAAACTGGAGCCTCATGTGCGCCAAAAAAGAATGCATAAACATAGTGAACCACTGAATCACTAACTTTATTTGGTCAATTTTCATCTCTTCATCAATGTTACTTGTCCTGATGTGTTGAACAACTGCATGGCATACCTCTTTCAGTTTCTTAACTTGATTGTCTCTCTGTGTTCTTAAATTTAATATCTCAAGTTCTTGCTTCTCAATGATATCCCTCTCTCTTGAGGAAAAAATGATGTTAAATAAGTCTATTCTTTTCATTGCAGCATTACTAGGAGATTCATCACTTAAGAGATGCTGTTCTCTGCCAGCATCTGGAGCAGATACCAATTCGTGCTCATCTGAAACCATCACCTTCTTCTCAGCGGCAGACACGCTATCTTCAGTGCCATTTGTGAAGTTACCATGAAGATCCATTGCCTGCTTCGGCAAATTGTGGTCACTTCTCAAGTTAGCAGATGAGCTCTCATGTGGTGATAATCTATCATTGATTCTTCCACCTGGTTTATGTGCAACCTTTTCTTTTAAGATACCTATTTCTTTATAGAAAAATTCTGCGAGCTCCTCACTGCATTCATATTTCAAGCCATCTGAAGCAAGGGCAAGTGATTCTCGATGATCCAACTTAGTGTATTTCAGAAAAGAAGCAGCACGCCAACACTGAAGCAAGTAATAAAGAAATTTATTGTATTTGGTAAAGCCGATGTAAAAGCAAACAAAGTAACACTAGTTGGTGCCTCTCTTACCAAGGCTATGTTGAACGCATGCAGTATGCACCGTGGCTCCCGCACAACTAGATGATTCTTTAAAAGATATTCAAGGAACTGCTTGGCCAGAAAGTGTACATTATCCTGCAGTTGTTAAGAATGAAAAAGAGTTCAGAACCAGAGGAACAGATACTTCCACAAATAATGAAATCAGAATAACACTAAATGCAACAAGAGGGGCAGAGAGGGAGGAAAAAAGTTAGCAGAAAGACTTTTCATGTTAAAATAGAACAAGCAGTAGTAGATCGCCGCTTCACATATGCATCAAGAATATATAACCATTAAGTGTATCACAGGAAGTCTTAGCAAGTGCATAAGAGCAACTCTGAACTGCAGACACTGTCCTTGTTTATTGTTtagagcaaaagaaaaaaaacaatagAAGAGCTTAGACTATACATACTGGTAGCTTTAACACCATCATTAGCTTTGACAGCTCATGCTTAATTTCAGCGTGAAGACTTTTGGGTGTGCTCATGTTTTCCACTCCTTCAAAATGAACTTTATTAGAAAAATGTAATATGTACACCTACAGAACAAAAATACTAACTTCAGATTGTTTTACCTGTCTCAGGAAGTAGATGAAGGTCAGCACTTGATGGAGTACTAATTTCAGGAAGCAGGTCACGATTAATTACATCCAAACGGAACTTTGAAGAACCTGCAGTTTCACATGTGTTTCTACGCTTCCTTCTGGATGTGTTAGTTTCTTCAGTGGTAACTTCAATTGGTTTATAGTGCTGACAATAAGATTTCCCATCCAGCAAATTTAACCAGAATTTAGGTGGATCTCCATCCAGTGAAGACACCCCCTCCTTCTCTCCTATCAGAGTAATGTTTCTTGAATAAAACTCACCACTCATGCAAGCTTTTGATATGGCTGTACTATTTACTTTGCTGCTATCTTCAACCTCAGTAGACAGTTCAGTTAAGAATTCCAAAATTACTTTATCCATAAAGATTGTGCCCCTTTCATTACTTTTACTTGCGCAGTTATCTTGTTGAAGCTCATCAACTCTGTTGAAGAGGAATGATACACCCCAGCTGACCAAGCAATGGCTTAAACTAGATGTTATGTCTTGGCTGTTGCTATCAATAACCATGCTTTGCTTGGCGAGCACAAGACTCTTCTCCTCCACTGTGAAAGGAGTATATAAGCGGAAAATGCGCACATACTTCAGTTGCGACCCTATCTTGAGCTTTCGAAGAGCCTTCAGATCATTTAGTGGATTCAAGTCACTACCATAAATGATAATGGAATCAATAGATGAAAGATTAATGCTGGGTTGGCATGCACGGCTATCGATCAGAAAAACAAATCTCCCTTTGGTCGTGTCGTTGAACATATTCATTGCTTCTTGCTTCATTGCAAATGCTGAACGGTTTTGAACACGTTCGTATGACTCGGGGCCAAATTTATGGCGCATGAGGTCTTCCAAGATGTTGCCCATTCGGTCTCCAACTGCCCCATCAGACTGCcacaatgcaaaaaaaaaaaaaaaaaaaagaagaagaagaagaagttgaAATAGTGCTGAACTCATAGATTGAAGCATGCCCTTGATGCATGCTAACTGCAGAAGGCTAGCATAAGCAAGAAAAATGTAGAAGGCAAAGTTAATACCAGTAACAGAGAGAATGACACAGTTCAGAATAAGCTAATTAGAATTATCCACTATCCAGTTCCTAATAAATCGTTTTTACTGGTTAACGTTGGAGTTAGTTAACCAATATAGCTTGAAacctttacaacaacaacaacaacaaagcctttaagtcccaaacaggttggggtaggctagagttgaaacccatcagaagcaatcaaggttcaggcacgtgaatagctgtcttccaagcactcctatctaaggttcaggcacgtgaatagcttgAAACCTTTGATGATGATAAAATTGATAAATTGAGTATAACATAGAATACCTAGGAAAGCCAAATATTTGAGTAATTATGTTTGTAATGACTGCTAAACTAAGAATATAGTGAAGTAAGAGAAAGAAAAGGCGGACATAACTCACTTGAAAAAGAACAATGACCCTTAAGCTCTTGTTTCTGATCTCTTTAAGCATTTTTTCAAGAAGCAATAATTTTCCACTCACACACATTCTATCATCCGTAGATTCAATTATATCAATGAGGCAAGGGTGATTGCAGCACTGTTACATAAAGCCAAGATGAGATCAGAATCCGTGACAACATGAAAAACTTCAAAGAAAATGTGCGTAGTCATGCAAATTGCAAGGGTGCTGTCTACTTAGTATAGAAGAGAACAGATATTTTGAAAACAAACCTTCCAAAGAGACATGACAACGTCACAAAGAGCTCCAACACCGTCAGTTGTCATTTGTGACTGCAGGACAGAGGAATTTGCAAGCAATATAGAAGAATAGAGTTCTAGCTGCACTTGTGAAAGGTAAGCCGGAACCCAATACTCCAAAAACTTTGAAGAACCTGCTTTTCGTTCATATGCAATATGGCGTGTAAACCTTGCTCTCAACATAGCAAGGCTATCAGTCTCAATGTAATCTCCACTGTCTTCTTGTTCCGAGTTAAGGAAGTCTAGCAACTTCTTGTACTCAGGAAGACTATCCTACAAAACagcaagaaacatggaattaTTTGAGCACTGCTATAGAAGCGAAGATGTAGTTTAGAGCTGATGAAAGGCACCTTCAGTGGAGAGCTCAAAAGCACCATCCTAAAATCTGTTGGTAGTTGCTTGAGTTGTTTGAGGTGTTTTGCAACTGAGTCTTGACAATAATCAACAATAACTGACTCCCAAACAATGCCCTCTACACTTTTAATGTCCTGTGCCATAGTAGACAGNNNNNNNNNNNNNNNNNNNNNNNNNNNNNNNNNNNNNNNNNNNNNNNNNNNNNNNNNNNNNNNNNNNNNNNNNNNNNNNNNNNNNNNNNNNNNNNNNNNNAATCAAAAGTAAGAGCCTTGATTTGGGATGTAAAGTTGCTCTTAGCCAATGTACAAACGGTTCAGCTGGTGATTATTTCAAAGATGACGGCGTGTAAACTTGAGGTACAGAATGTCATTCCCTCGAGGAAAGATGCAGTGCAGTTTAAAACTGAAGGCACAAACGCACAAATGCTGCATCATAACCCCAGGTTTGTCAGCAATCTAGCAGGCAAGAACATGGAAACGAGGTCTAAATGATAATTATAGCATAAAGTACTACGGGGGCATTTGTGAGAAGTCAAATCTCAGAGATTCATCGGTTTCACGGTCTCACTGCTAACCCTTTATTATTACATAAGTCGCTGTCGACAACAAACATCCTAAATCAGGAGAGAGAGAAAAGTGAAATAACAGTCTGGTGACAACGCCAATCCTGTAGAGTTGCATAAAAAATGGCAAAAATGATTTCACTAGATCATGGCTGCTCTGCAAATTGGGATATCTGACTAGATCACCAAATTTGGTAATTGTAGTTTGTGCCAAAGCTGTTCTTGTACATTAAGTGGAATATTCACTCACCTACAAAGCAAAATAGAAGCAAGTCACTAGACAACTAGGAGAATTACATAACGAGAATTGGTTGGTGAAAAGTACAGAAATGAATTACCAGAAACTGGACCACTATTCAATACTGACAAAATATGCAAACTAAACAAGGCAATTTACACTTAACAAAGTTGGGGATAGCAGATGTGAAGGTAATGATGTTAAGTGCAGGAGATTTACTGAATGCAAGAGAGTCTAGTACAAAATAGAAACACAGTTTTCCTTGGAATTAGTTATGTGTCAGACATCTTGTTCaacctttttttttctcaaacaataTCTTGTTCAACCTTACTAGCTGAGATCATTTGAGTATCTTCAGCACTAAACTGTACACCCTCCTTTGCAAAATTTAGGTTGTTTTAGTTTTGTCAtaaatcaaacttctctaactttgaccaagttgaTAGAAAAATGTATTAACATCCATAATATAAACACACTATCAGTATCAATACATATTCATGGtggatttaatgaaactaatttgatgttgcacatgttgttgcTTTTTCTTATAAGCTTGGTCAACGTTAGAGAAGTTTAACTTAAGACAACAAAAACAACTTACATTTTGGAACAGATTGCAGTAACTGAAATTCCCTAGCTCAGCTGTCTCACAACAAATAAGAGTACCGACCCATATTCTTTTTTCACACGAAGGCACTGTCCAAAACTCTAAACATGTATTCTGAATTCTTGATAATACTAAACATATACTTAGTGACCAGTAACATGGAACTCAATTACTTGAGTAGAGGTCATGTTTGGTCTATCTTCTCTTCCACAACACATCACTATCAGTAAGAAATGAGATTCTAAATTTGCATGCAAAAATGAGATTCTATTCTAAATTTGCACGCAAAGCACTTAATACATTAATTCCTTCAAAAGCTACATAAGCAACTGCAAGCATGACTTAGGTGGGGAAAGCCTGAACAAGGCATTTCCCACATTATCTTGCTACAATACCATCACCACTGAGGATCACAGGGAGCCAACATTTTTTTCTGCTCTTAGAAACACAAACATGTTCAGTAAGAAATTCTGTATGCCATGTGAAGcatttgacacaaaaatgtgataATTTATTAGAAAACATCTGATCATCACAGGTGCCTTTTTACGAATGAAAACTCTAACCCAAATAGAATGCAAATCAATGAAGAAATTTGACTAAACTGTCCTCACCTTATGTGGAGACAGTTTCCTCCCTTGAATTCTCAGCGAAGTTTCTCCTTCACAGAGTGCTTCTTGGCCGCTTCCCGCACCTTTTCAATATATCCTTCAATTGGTGGTGTGAGTGTCGCCATGTACCGGTTTGCAGGGAATGGTGTCATGTCAGGTACCATAGCAGCAGCTCGCAGCTTCTCAGGGAGAGCAGCAATGGCCTCCTTTTTGAGGGTCAGAAGCGTTGACTCTGCTGTTTGCCTTGCACGGTGCCGCCGCATTAGCACACGACTGTACTCTTTGGCAAGTCGCCGACCATCCTCGACTGTGAGCTCATACTTGGGGATTGCCTCCTCATCAACTAGCCCAAGACTGATATAGTCAAGGCCTGGTGGACCCATAAGCACACGGTCTCCTTCACCTCCACCAGTACCTTTGgatttggctttagctttggcctTGGCTACATCAAGCTCGCGTTGCCTCTCCTTGGAGACAAGTCCCAGTTCCTCACGTTTAGCTTCGCGAAGACGCTCCTTGGGGGACAAGTGCTGCAGCGGAGTAGAGGCATTGAGACAAGACTCTGAAATATTAGTAATGCGCTCAATGGCCTCacgacgaccacggccgccgccacctccaccagtGGAAGGTGCCCCTTTCTTCGCTCCGATGGTGGAACGCTTCAAAGGCTGACCTGCTTTGAGCTTAGCCTTTCCTTTGGCTGTGCCACTCACTGGCGCGCGCTGTTGAAGCTGGTGATGCTGACTGGTCACACCAGATGCCAGTGCAGGGCTTATAGTTAGTGCTTTGAGACGCCGAAACATGATGCCCCGTGCACTTGAAGCCATTCAACTACCTTTGCTGCACCAATGAGAAATATGCGATTAACCTgacttttcctttcttttcttttgtggACATACAAAGATAGAGTTTTCATGAAGGCAGTTTATCAAAATGAGCAGGCATGGTCCAATAAAACAATGAAGCAGCATAAGTGAATGTGAAATACAAAATCAGATGTGTTTGAAGCTTGAACCACATCAATTGAACATGTGTAATTAAAAAACAAGTACTGGTTATGTCCAATGGAGAACAAAAATGTGAGTAAACTCATAGGAAATATCAAGCGGCATCTCTGACAGGCATGATATAGTTGATAAATTACAATGTGTTCAGGGAAGGGCACAAGAAATCAACTGAAACTGCATTGTCACCAGCACCTCTAGATCCAAACATCCCTGACCAATCAAACTCTAGTAACAGCTTCAGACGCAAAAAGAAGCAAAGGAAACAAAAATGCAACAGTCACCTTGGGGCTTGGGTTGCAGGTAAGGATCACAATCGAGCATGGTGGCATGGGTAAAGATCACCTAACGCATGTGCCACACAAGAGAACGAAAAAGCATGTAACGAATCAACAAATACATTCCATCCTCCCAGTGACGAACCCAGGATCTGAATCCATAAATCCCTTACGCAATACGGTATAAGGTATCATCAATATAGTACCAAGATGTTGTTCAAGTTCCGTGAAACCAGTATCAAGGCCCCAATCATACGTAGATATGCTGAATCACAAAAATCACATTTCACAATCTGTCAATCACCAGTTTTAAGCATACGGAAACCTTCGCCTCTAGTGTCTATCGTCTACTAACTACTGATCCTCAGTAGACATTTTACTCACTAGAGATGCAGTCTTGCAGAGcaggcgaggaggaggaagagcagGCACTGCGCAGGCCGAAGGGGTGCCGGCCGCCAGCAGCCCGGGCGCCCGGAGGAGCAGCCCGGCAGCCCGCGCAGGAGGA encodes:
- the LOC136470812 gene encoding uncharacterized protein — its product is MASSARGIMFRRLKALTISPALASGVTSQHHQLQQRAPVSGTAKGKAKLKAGQPLKRSTIGAKKGAPSTGGGGGGRGRREAIERITNISESCLNASTPLQHLSPKERLREAKREELGLVSKERQRELDVAKAKAKAKSKGTGGGEGDRVLMGPPGLDYISLGLVDEEAIPKYELTVEDGRRLAKEYSRVLMRRHRARQTAESTLLTLKKEAIAALPEKLRAAAMVPDMTPFPANRYMATLTPPIEGYIEKVREAAKKHSVKEKLR